The following are encoded together in the Vigna angularis cultivar LongXiaoDou No.4 chromosome 9, ASM1680809v1, whole genome shotgun sequence genome:
- the LOC108347167 gene encoding uncharacterized protein LOC108347167 isoform X2: MTRSTISPSPIFISFTLLFITFACATSSLNEIENFKPKGSDGFTVPSHVEEQGGESVKEYLDSVLKNALFGSDSTETVQNKEAYPHSYAIEAESNTQIKDQEPRLIIPKHIEDEGPEAIKKYLDDLFSKALFGTDSTQTGQNQEPHQHSNSIQLDSKTHIKQDGKKMEEEDKSFNKVCKLRKEEELVNDDIAVNVSLEIVGDGEYVLKIKRVNRSSNNEDEVERAKHLAQNGAMLLHYGEILQDMGEKLITQSQALLYSVFNMSAPPKFNSHDQ, from the exons ATGACACGGTCAACGATTTCACCGTCTCCGATCTTCATCTCCTTCACGCTCCTGTTCATCACTTTTGCGTGTGCCACATCGTCGTTGAACGAAATCGAGAACTTCAAACCGAAAGGTTCCGACGGATTCACGGTTCCAAGCCATGTAGAGGAACAGGGAGGAGAATCGGTAAAAGAGTATTTGGATAGCGTATTAAAAAACGCACTCTTCGGAAGCGATTCTACTGAAACGGTGCAGAATAAGGAAGCATATCCACATAGCTATGCCATCGAAGCAGAGAGCAATACACAGATTAAGGACCAGG AACCTAGGCTGATAATTCCGAAACACATAGAAGACGAGGGACCAGAAGCGATCAAAAAATATTTGGATGACTTATTCAGCAAAGCACTCTTTGGCACTGATTCAACTCAAACAGGGCAAAATCAGGAACCGCATCAACATAGCAATTCCATTCAACTTGACAGCAAAACACACATTAAGCAAGACG GTAAGAAGATGGAGGAAGAAgataaatcatttaataaagtGTGTAAattgagaaaggaagaagaattGGTAAATGATGATATTGCAGTGAATGTTAGCCTTGAGATAGTGGGTGATGGAGAGTATGTTCTGAAGATTAAGAGGGTGAATCGAAGTTCAAACAATGAGGATGAAGTAGAAAGGGCTAAGCATTTGGCTCAAAATGGAGCAATGTTGTTACATTACGGAGAGATTCTTCAAGACATGGGAGAAAAATTGATTACCCAATCCCAGGCATTGCTTTACTCTGTTTTTAATATGTCTGCACCTCCTAAATTCAACTCTCATGATCAATGA
- the LOC108347167 gene encoding uncharacterized protein LOC108347167 isoform X1: MTRSTISPSPIFISFTLLFITFACATSSLNEIENFKPKGSDGFTVPSHVEEQGGESVKEYLDSVLKNALFGSDSTETVQNKEAYPHSYAIEAESNTQIKDQVDAEPRLIIPKHIEDEGPEAIKKYLDDLFSKALFGTDSTQTGQNQEPHQHSNSIQLDSKTHIKQDGKKMEEEDKSFNKVCKLRKEEELVNDDIAVNVSLEIVGDGEYVLKIKRVNRSSNNEDEVERAKHLAQNGAMLLHYGEILQDMGEKLITQSQALLYSVFNMSAPPKFNSHDQ; this comes from the exons ATGACACGGTCAACGATTTCACCGTCTCCGATCTTCATCTCCTTCACGCTCCTGTTCATCACTTTTGCGTGTGCCACATCGTCGTTGAACGAAATCGAGAACTTCAAACCGAAAGGTTCCGACGGATTCACGGTTCCAAGCCATGTAGAGGAACAGGGAGGAGAATCGGTAAAAGAGTATTTGGATAGCGTATTAAAAAACGCACTCTTCGGAAGCGATTCTACTGAAACGGTGCAGAATAAGGAAGCATATCCACATAGCTATGCCATCGAAGCAGAGAGCAATACACAGATTAAGGACCAGG TGGATGCAGAACCTAGGCTGATAATTCCGAAACACATAGAAGACGAGGGACCAGAAGCGATCAAAAAATATTTGGATGACTTATTCAGCAAAGCACTCTTTGGCACTGATTCAACTCAAACAGGGCAAAATCAGGAACCGCATCAACATAGCAATTCCATTCAACTTGACAGCAAAACACACATTAAGCAAGACG GTAAGAAGATGGAGGAAGAAgataaatcatttaataaagtGTGTAAattgagaaaggaagaagaattGGTAAATGATGATATTGCAGTGAATGTTAGCCTTGAGATAGTGGGTGATGGAGAGTATGTTCTGAAGATTAAGAGGGTGAATCGAAGTTCAAACAATGAGGATGAAGTAGAAAGGGCTAAGCATTTGGCTCAAAATGGAGCAATGTTGTTACATTACGGAGAGATTCTTCAAGACATGGGAGAAAAATTGATTACCCAATCCCAGGCATTGCTTTACTCTGTTTTTAATATGTCTGCACCTCCTAAATTCAACTCTCATGATCAATGA
- the LOC128194134 gene encoding uncharacterized protein LOC128194134 → MSRLIAQSLSLSGNVVVLQAWAVERLSLHGHASHGRFPCILRWFPYNSRTKKIEHIFQTGDLNLEWYVSKQDLQLPKICAAFHMDDGGMGEGSLTERCMVEEADDESSDDGTWEVDAEERMRKNNQNIITLNAKIGVLTRELIEICQTPIFNEEVACGNDEEVGGGGHEAPAGGGDEEGDGGFDEEAVGGAAEDHAGAFNEQLGDDEPAYEDEKVSASHHPSVCIEIDDDGDDDEGEVVPLAIPPLRSFVGDLTTTVDVDQLYYAVSVRDSVHK, encoded by the exons atgtcgAGACTTATCGCCCAGTCACTGAGTCTTAGTGGCAATGTGGTCGTGTTGCAG GCTTGGGCGGTTGAAAGACTTTCTTTGCATGGTCATGCCTCTCACGGGAGGTTCCCGTGCATATTGCGATGGTTCCCGTATAACTCAAGGAccaaaaaaattgaacatatcTTTCAGACCGGAGAT TTAAATCTCGAGTGGTATGTAAGTAAGCAAGATCTTCAATTGCCCAAAATCTGTGCTGCTTTCCACATGGATGACGGAGGGATGGGTGAAGGATCGTTGACTGAACGATGCATGGTTGAGGAAGCAGATGATGAAAGCTCCGATGATGGCACTTGGGAAGTAGATGCTGAGGAGAGAATGaggaaaaataatcaaaatatcataacatTGAATGCCAAGATTGGAGTTCTTACGAGGGAGTTAATTGAAATTTGTCAAACTCCAATATTTAATGAAGAAGTTGCATGTGGTAATGATGAAGAAGTTGGTGGTGGAGGTCATGAAGCACCTGCAGGCGGAGGTGATGAAGAAGGTGATGGTGGATTTGATGAAGAAGCTGTTGGTGGAGCTGCTGAAGACCATGCAGGTGCATTTAATGAACAATTAGGGGATGACGAACCTGCGTATGAAGATGAGAAAGTTTCAGCATCTCATCATCCAAGTGTTTGTATTGAaattgatgatgatggtgatgatgatgaagggGAGGTGGTACCATTGGCGATCCCCCCTTTGCGTAGTTTTGTTGGTGATCTAACCACCACTGTCGATGTTGACCAATTGTACTATGCAGTCAGCGTAAGAGATAGCGTACACAAGTAA
- the LOC108347630 gene encoding chlorophyll a-b binding protein CP29.2, chloroplastic: MATATATAAATSSFMGTRLLDAHSGSGRILARFGFGSKKKAAPKKVSKGPGTDRPLWYPGAKAPEWLDGSLVGDYGFDPFGLGKPAEYLQFELDSLDQNLAKNEAGIIIGTRTEGADVKSTPFQPYSEVFGLQRFRECELIHGRWAMLATLGALSVEWLTGVTWQDAGKVELVEGSSYLGQPLPFSITTLIWIEVLVIGYIEFQRNAELDPEKRLYPGGSYFDPLGLASDPEKKATLQLAEIKHARLAMVGFLGFAVQAAATGKGPLNNWATHLSDPLHTTIIDTFSSSS, translated from the exons ATGGCCACCGCAACGGCTACGGCAGCGGCAACGTCCTCATTCATGGGGACGCGCCTCCTGGACGCGCATTCCGGGTCAGGGCGGATCCTGGCACGATTCGGGTTCGGGTCGAAGAAGAAGGCCGCGCCCAAGAAGGTGTCGAAGGGTCCAGGCACGGACAGGCCGTTGTGGTACCCCGGTGCGAAGGCACCGGAGTGGCTGGACGGGAGCCTTGTCGGTGACTACGGGTTCGACCCGTTCGGGCTCGGGAAGCCCGCGGAGTATTTGCAGTTTGAACTGGACTCGCTGGACCAGAACCTGGCCAAGAACGAGGCCGGGATCATCATCGGAACCAGGACAGAAGGAGCGGACGTGAAGTCGACGCCGTTCCAGCCCTACAGCGAGGTCTTCGGCCTCCAGAGGTTCCGCGAGTGCGAGCTCATCCATGGACGCTGGGCCATGCTCGCCACGCTCGGAGCCCTCTCCGTCGAGTGGCTCACCGGTGTCACGTGGCAGGACGCCGGCAAG GTGGAGCTAGTAGAAGGATCATCATACCTTGGGCAACCACTTCCATTCTCAATCACCACATTGATTTGGATCGAGGTTCTGGTAATTGGGTACATAGAGTTCCAGAGGAATGCAGAGCTTGACCCAGAAAAGAGACTGTACCCAGGTGGGAGCTACTTCGACCCTCTTGGTTTGGCCTCAGACCCAGAGAAGAAAGCCACTCTTCAATTGGCAGAGATCAAGCACGCACGTCTTGCCATGGTGGGCTTCTTGGGCTTTGCAGTCCAAGCTGCTGCCACTGGCAAGGGCCCACTCAACAACTGGGCTACCCACTTGAGTGACCCACTTCACACAACCATCATTGACACCTTCTCCTCGTCTTCTTAA